The nucleotide window gctggtttattgcagaaaaatttaacacataaagcGTAGTATAGTACTACGTTTTATGGAGTTATCTTGTCGTTCTGCAAAAAGacgaaaaccatgtgaaaaaactGGTTTTACTTATCCTTTGTGCAGTGATGGTTTTAGTTCTATTGTTTGTTTTTCTGTGTACAACTATCCTTTGTGCAGTGATGGTTTTAGTTCTAGTATAGTACTACGTTTTGCAATGTTTGTATTTCTTGTGTACTGTTTAAGTAAAACTGTTGTTCAAatgcaattaaaatataaatgttGTTAAACGATAATTGTTATCATTATATACATAATGCACTATTTACACAAActaaaaacctaagtaaatcagtgAGTCCCGCAGCCTGTGTGCTTTAGTGTTGCTGCTGGCCTGAGTCGCATCCCATGTCGCCCGGGTACACTAtctggatcatcatcatcaagccgCCTCTTTATGTGAAGATGTGCAGCAGCATCGACACCACAACTGGCAGGATCGGAAGAATAGGCCGTCGGGCCGTCAGCAACCTACAAACCAAGTACTAAACTTAGCATGTGACAAAGTATATTTGtattgtacgtgttaagtcaaaaaatattttcccacTGTGGTCTCGTCGGCCTCCTGAATATACGCATCAGTGGTGTCCTCATCAAAGCATGTAGTGGCCTCAAAGATGGGCTAGGACGATGCCTTCAtaagaaagttaaaaattaattaatggcaGCTCATTAaggaaaacaaattgaaattttaaagtaatacaaacatacctgcgcctGTAATAGATCCGCATCAACCGTCGGGGATGAGGCATAACTCAACCTGCGCCCGCTATCCACGTCCCGAGTGGGCCGATCCTCAGCTGTGGTAGATGGGCATGCAAAGTACTAGTCTACATCCCAGTCGAATGTACCCATGATCGACAATGCTCCTGACGGGGTGACCTGCGCTGCTGGCAGAGATAGTTGAAGGTTGTACGAAGGCATGCTGCTGGAAGGCTCATCTTGCCGAGGTATATAACCCGACTGATCATCTCCAAGCGCCATAACGCCAAAGTCCTCATCATGTCCCTCAACAGGTGGGTcgacaggtgcctcaacgcccccttgctggggaccacctcctcgccgtcCCCCGCGACCCCGTGGAGCACCCCTacctcgtgggacacccctaccCCGATGGTAGTCCTCTGGCGCCGCATACTGAGCCTCGTGGTCCAACCTCACGGCATCTCTCGCCTGAAACAGGGTCCGACGAGCCAACTGTGCCATCCGCCGGCCATAGTCAACGACTGCAGGGAGGTCAGTATGCTGCTGCATATCCTGTCCCAACTGGTAGAGGTGATGATGCCCAATAGCctgtaaaatatttaaaatattaattaaataacgcAATATCACAATTATACGATATTAATAAGCCAAagaacataccagtgcctcgtgtctcccggcgtatggtcTGTAGCGCTCGCCAAGTACATGAATGGGGTTCCCGATAATCAGTCGGGTGTGACGGCGGTACCATGATGCATACATATGAATAGTGGCCTCCTAGGTAAATGTAGGTGCTGGCGGAATACGGTCAGCTCGGTGCTCTTCCCAAATAAGGACCTGTTGCTCtagccatcccatatatatatcgtCCAGCCTGGCACGGTCATCCCGCTGATAGTGTATAGCCACCCATCCAGGATCCCTCGGTATAGGCTGGGGATGGTGAAACTGGCGAAGCACACGCTCTGTGGCATGATACTCAACCATAGAGAAGATCATCGGAACGGAGGTGCTCCAAAGCATTCGATCGACTAAGCAATAAAAGGGCAGCTGAGCTACCAACTCGTCActgtatggcgtccagatgaactgccaaataataacaaaaaagtgagtatgcgcaacacaacTCAATTTAAACAAGTAAGTGTAAGTACATATCTACCTGTCCGTCCACCAGCATATCTAGCACATCCCTgataagggggagattatgatgagcatcggtCCCTCGGTAGTTCCCACCTGAGAATCCACCTAGAAGATAGAGGGAGAAACGGATAAGCCTCACCAGGCGCAAGTGCTGatagaggtggctgcaacggcaTGATCCGttgccaggcccaaacctaagataaaaggttgatgtaaaatttatgagtcatttcgaccatatagaattcggagaaatgaacagagtattcgaaaatgttgtcacctgtaggaggggcagaaaaccacatatgtccaccgttgggcccatgctcgcccggcacatgctcctatacaggtatgcgagaacagcagcaccccaaCTGTATTGGGGTAAACCATCCAACTCCTGAAGATGGTGGAGAAAGCgcatactcactttactccccgaagtgttcgggaacaagacacacCCGAAAAGTAGGAGCAACGCCAACCGCGTGTACCTCTCAATATGGAGATCCTCCATCTCGCCGGTAATGTCTGGGTGCAAAAACGCCATATGATCTCTGATGGCTGACAAAGCAACGCGACTGCCCCCAGCATCACCCTGAGGTCTATAACCAGTAAAATGCATCATCATATCCAAAAATTGTGCACGCGTCATAGACCTAATGTACTGGGGCAGTGCTACGGCCCGTCCATCTACGCGCAGCCCGTACAAAACCTGATCATCCtccagcgtgatggtggcctctccagtgggcaagtgaaaagtgtacgtctccggtcgccaccgctctaccaAGGCCGTGATGAGAGACCAATCAAGCTGCATCCGTCCAAGCTCAAAAATCGTATAGAAGCCCGTAGCTTGTAGGCGCGCAACTACGCGGGCATGGAAAGGATGCTCCCCGATGAACTCCCATAAATCGTCAGGTCTCCTGGGGCGGAGAGGCTGCATCGATAGCTGTCCCTCCCATACAAATGAGGACCTATGGTCGCCCTGCAACACTAGTAGTTGATCCTCGGCAGGTCCGGGATGCGCAGGCGGAGgaaagtccatgtcgtctactataatttaaacaaaattaattgtgtgtgttagcttaataaattaaataattaattatgtttaaaattggactgaataattatgtacgggttccaggctcgatatttaaggctcggtagcaccgagttatccttaattattatgcgtgttaatttcaacatttttagaattgtgtctgttagcttaataaattaaataattaattatgtttacaattggactgaataattatgtatgggttccaggctcatttttttgaggcccggtagcaccgagttatccttaattattattcgtgtcaattttaatatttttacaattgtgtgtgctagcttaataaattaaataattaattatgtttacaattggactgaataattatgtatgggttccatgCTCGATTTTTGAGGctcggtagcaccgagttatccttaattattatgcgtgtcaattttaacatttttagaattgtgtgtgctagcttaataaattaaataattaattatgtttacaattggactgaataattatgtatgggttccaaactcgatatttgagttaattttacaacatataggaatttgttacttttgtaagtttattgttataattaaataattaattttgtaaagtgtaattggatagagtttgcagttactgcatacttaaactacatagactctacgctaaaaggctctatattttacaacactaacaggctctatattttactacagtaaaaggctctatattttactacgctaaaaggctatttattttactacgctaaaaggtcactattacatataaaaacaactaacataaaatacaaatatgaacaacaaacaaaataaataatattaattttttaacaatacaaataatttatcaaattttaataattttttgtaccaaagctaataaatcaatccgggtataaataagatacaaatttaaacacaaacataacacaaattaacatggaaacacattaaacaatacaaatatgcatgtactatacgagtttcgacataaacaaaattgaaatacctcgatttaagttttttaaatttgattgaaatcaaatttttgcacccgaaagaaggaatccaaagcTTGTCTTGTATGTGGGACCTACACTCTTTGCTCTTTAGGTGACGGGTGgggcccaatttttttttttgaagtttgtTTTTGAAGTGTGACGCGGGGTGGGGGGGACCAGCAGAATCGAAGGTTTTGAGTTTCTTCGGTTCAGTGGtccaaggaagaagaaggggctatattttattgaagctgttcgcagtattatactgcgttttaagtaaaacgcagtataatactgcgaacaGCTTTAATAAAATATAGCTGAGCTCAGCATcttagtaaaacgcagtatagtactgcgaattacaaaaaaaaattaagtaaaacgcagtactatactgcgaattactttaacgGCAAAATTTCCGTTAACAAAAgtgttttttgtccaaaaaatgattaaaaaagtTTCGGACTCGCAGGAAATAAAGAAGGATAAGGAGAAAATAACTCAAGTAAACATCCTTTGTTCCCTTAATTAAATTGCAATGCAGCTACTAAGAGAGTACTGATATCTCTGCTCATTCCACACCTAAATGGCAAATTAAACTAGTCATTTTTCTTCTACAACTCATATGCAGTTGGGGTGAAAAATAACAATTTGTATGTATAGGATAATAGAACTCCTAGTACTAGCAAAGGGATTAAGAAGTACTGAAAAAGACCAATCATAGGGTCCTATCCAAGACAAAAAAAGACATCACAAACACCAGGCTGCTCAAAGAAGGTCATGGACCAAGGACTGTTTGAGGAAATCATTCACCTTGGCCTTCGAATCTTCAAACTGCTGCATGATCCTTTCATTTTCACAACGCGCAATGCCAAACTCATCCTCTTTTTTGCGGATTCTTTCTTGCAAAACATGGCATGTTGCAACACAAGCGGCCCACTCTTCATTTCCTCCAGCTCTTTCTTGCTTGTCTCCATCCCCGCGGGGTTCCTCGTTTTTGCCTCCTTCAATTTGCGACTGTCCTTGACAAGTTGCTTGGCCTGAGAGATATCGTTCAACCTTTGACTGAGCCACCCTACATCTAGGTTGGCAGACTCGAGATCTCTAACTTCATCAAGCATGGATTGGAGCTCCTTGGGGTTTATGCTTCGGAAATTATCTGTTTCCTCCAATTTCTTATAGATGTCGCAAACTAACTCCAGGAGCGATGAAGAAATATTCACTGAAGAGAAAGAGCTATTCTTTGCAATGTCTCCGTACTTGAGGAAGATTTTCTGGAGAACAGGTGCTGCTTCCTCCTTAACTCTGTAACCGTTAACCACGACGGACAGATGAGCAGGTTGAGATCCAACCTCATCAGCATCAGAAGAATAGTCATTCATAAGTGCAGCCATCCTTGTAAGGTTAAGGCTCATGGTTTTTGTTGGATGCGCACCACTCTGGCTGCTTCCGGATTCTGGTTCGGTGGCATTAGCATTTAACACCATATCAGCCTTACTTTGTGTTGCATTGTTCTCAGCTACAACTTCAGGGAAAGAAGCTGTTTCAGTGTGTTGCCCCGGTTGCTGATTCTCCACATCCAAATACCATGGTTTGATAGAATAGAATGATGATTAAGTTCTGCATGCACGGAATCATCAACCTTCTCATTTGTTGCATGAGAGATTCCAGTGATAGGGTGAGCAGGAAAGTCACAAGTAGCACTGGAAGAATACGACGCCTGTAGAATAACAAACCAAGTTTAGACTGAATTCGTTATTAAATGAAGTATACTATTTAAGCCATAACTTTATCAGAAAGGACCGCGGAAAAAATGTTGAGAAATATAAAGATTAAAGATAAATACTCATGACAGCCTCATTCTGCAGAGTCACACCCAAAGTTATATACTCCCACTTTGGCATGTCAGACACTGAACTATATTTCTCTATCTGCTACAATAATTTCAGAAGGAATATGTTTGACTGTGAAGTTGACGAGTGGCATAGTCAATAGGTTTGTGACTCCATTAGTCTGGCATCTCACGACAGGCACAGGCTAGAAGACTCCTTAGGTTTTCTCTCAAGGTTCTTCCAAGGAATTCCCCACGTCACTTGAACAACCATGGCTGAAGGTACGTTCCTTGTTTAATTTCCGTTGCGTTGGCTATGTGCATGTGTTTAAATTCTACAAGATCGCCTCAAAAGGGTCCCAAGCAAAGATGATAGTTTTTCAGATAAATCTTGCTATCACT belongs to Nicotiana tabacum cultivar K326 chromosome 6, ASM71507v2, whole genome shotgun sequence and includes:
- the LOC142181534 gene encoding MATH domain and coiled-coil domain-containing protein At3g58280-like; the encoded protein is MVLNANATEPESGSSQSGAHPTKTMSLNLTRMAALMNDYSSDADEVGSQPAHLSVVVNGYRVKEEAAPVLQKIFLKYGDIAKNSSFSSVNISSSLLELVCDIYKKLEETDNFRSINPKELQSMLDEVRDLESANLDVGWLSQRLNDISQAKQLVKDSRKLKEAKTRNPAGMETSKKELEEMKSGPLVLQHAMFCKKESAKKRMSLALRVVKMKGSCSSLKIRRPR